One window of Ziziphus jujuba cultivar Dongzao chromosome 5, ASM3175591v1 genomic DNA carries:
- the LOC107421359 gene encoding histidine kinase CKI1, with translation MELILFISAIIIMVVSIVSVGFIIVRAARREMHLCASLIKQIEATRQAETKSMNKSLAIASASHDIRASLAGITGLIEICYDEVVPGSQVETNLKQMEACIKDLLGILNSFLDTSKIEAGKMQLEEERFDVAQLVEDVVDLYHPGGIKKGVDVVLDPFDGSLMRFSHVKGDRGKLKQILCNLLSNAVKFTTEGHVTVRAWVQKPSLKNSIAASNRNGLVLRHLCCLFHKNNKAHHDDMETMDDPNAMDFVFEVDDTGKGIPKEKQKAVFENYVQVKETALGLGGTGLGLGIVQSLVRLMHGEIGIVDKEIGEKGSCFRFNVLLSVCEATSYNDTKEENIEIVIDSMDVMHQDDSGITSTQTHSPTLNIQKPSPRLIIHSPSLGIGVRHPSSPKVEGSNVVLLIKNHQRRIISQKFMESLGIKVLVVDQWEQLPHTLKRVKHKLWNNTFHHSLSGKLDFSFHNDCLSKSASGNSSFGANDFPLTSIDANNNYIISLFKKTHLRGASGIILLVIDVTAGPFSELYKIVSKFKSKLHGDFCTCKVVWLANPLLHDRIGFNSKRDIFDSDDIIKYKPFHGTCLYEVVRILPEFGGPFPKRGSARVAETPCSSYRYHEQELHQEGNIQEESEKPLKGKKILIAEDSSVLGKLAKHQTSRLGASVELCENGKEALELVCNGLGKQMKQGGASMILPYDYILMDCKMPIMDGCEATRQIRKIEESYGIHVPIIALTAYGDGEVVTMTIKAGMDAHLCKPLRSEHLLEAIRNIHNALPT, from the exons ATGGAACTCATACTCTTTATATCAGCAATCATTATAATGGTTGTGTCCATTGTAAGTGTTGGTTTCATAATTGTTAGAGCTGCAAGGAGAGAGATGCATTTGTGTGCATCACTCATAAAACAAATAGAGGCAACCAGACAAGCTGAAACTAAGAGTATGAACAAAAGTCTAGCCATAGCTAGTGCGAGCCATGACATTCGAGCTTCTCTGGCCGGCATTACCGGTTTGATAGAGATATGCTATGATGAAGTTGTCCCTGGTTCCCAAGTTGAAACAAATTTGAAACAAATGGAAGCTTGTATCAAGGACCTTTTAG GTATATTAAATTCTTTTCTTGATACGAGCAAAATTGAAGCGGGTAAGATGCaattagaagaagaaagattTGATGTGGCACAACTTGTTGAAGATGTTGTTGATCTTTATCACCCTGGTGGTATAAAGAAAGGAGTAGATGTGGTTTTGGATCCTTTTGATGGGTCTCTTATGAGGTTTTCACATGTAAAAGGTGATAGAGGAAAGCTTAAACAAATACTATGTAATTTGTTAAGTAATGCTGTGAAATTTACTACAGAGGGACATGTAACAGTtcgagcttgggttcaaaaacCGAGTTTGAAGAACTCAATCGCTGCTTCGAACCGGAATGGTTTAGTACTAAGACACTTGTGTTGCCTATTCCACAAGAACAACAAAGCACATCATGATGACATGGAAACCATGGATGATCCCAATGCCATGGATTTTGTATTTGAAGTGGATGATACAGGTAAAGGAATTCCTAAAGAGAAGCAAAAAGCAGTGTTTGAAAACTATGTCCAAGTGAAAGAAACAGCTCTTGGGCTTGGAGGTACTGGTTTGGGACTTGGTATTGTACAATCTCTG GTACGTCTGATGCATGGAGAAATTGGAATTGTGGACAAGGAAATAGGAGAAAAAGGAAGTTGCTTTAGATTCAATGTTCTTCTCTCTGTATGTGAGGCTACGTCTTACAATGATaccaaagaagaaaatattgaaatagTGATTGATTCCATGGATGTTATGCATCAAGATGACTCTGGAATAACTAGTACTCAGACTCATAGCCCCACGTTGAACATTCAAAAACCAAGTCCCCGCTTGATCATTCACTCTCCAAGCCTTGGAATCGGTGTTCGTCACCCATCCAGTCCTAAGGTAGAGGGTTCGAACGTCGTTTTGTTGATCAAAAATCACCAACGACGAATAATTTCGCAGAAGTTCATGGAAAGCCTTGGGATAAAAGTACTAGTGGTGGATCAATGGGAACAACTTCCTCATACTCTTAAGAGAGTAAAACACAAATTATGGAACAACACTTTCCATCACAGTCTTTCAGggaaattggattttagtttccACAATGATTGCTTGAGCAAATCTGCATCCGGTAACTCCAGCTTTGGAGCAAATGATTTTCCTTTAACTTCCATTGATGCAAATAACAATTACATAATCTCACTATTCAAAAAGACACATCTTCGCGGTGCATCGGGCATCATATTACTAGTAATCGATGTCACTGCAGGACCATTTTCAGAACTATATAAGATTGTAAGCAAATTCAAAAGTAAACTTCACGGTGATTTTTGTACTTGTAAGGTTGTTTGGCTGGCAAATCCTCTTTTACATGATAGGATTGGCTTCAACAGCAAGAGGGATATTTTCGATTCAGACGATATTATCAAGTATAAACCTTTCCATGGAACTTGTTTGTACGAAGTGGTGAGAATTCTTCCAGAGTTTGGTGGTCCATTTCCAAAGAGAGGAAGTGCAAGAGTTGCTGAAACTCCATGTTCATCATATAGGTACCATGAGCAAGAACTTCATCAGGAGGGAAATATTCAAGAGGAAAGTGAGAAGCCCTTGAAGGGAAAGAAGATTTTGATTGCTGAAGATAGTAGTGTATTGGGCAAACTTGCTAAGCATCAAACTTCACGGCTTGGTGCTAGTGTTGAGCTCTGTGAGAATGGAAAGGAAGCTTTGGAGCTGGTTTGCAATGGTTTGGGGAAGCAAATGAAACAAGGAGGAGCTTCCATGATTCTTCCTTATGACTATATTCTGATGGATTGCAAG ATGCCAATAATGGATGGGTGTGAAGCAACTAGACAGATAAGGAAGATAGAGGAGTCTTATGGTATTCATGTTCCAATCATTGCATTGACCGCTTACGGAGATGGTGAGGTAGTCACCATGACCATCAAGGCTGGAATGGACGCTCACTTGTGCAAACCTTTGAGATCAGAGCATCTCTTAGAAGCCATCAGAAACATCCACAATGCTCTACCTACCTAA